Proteins encoded in a region of the Triticum dicoccoides isolate Atlit2015 ecotype Zavitan chromosome 3A, WEW_v2.0, whole genome shotgun sequence genome:
- the LOC119270966 gene encoding uncharacterized protein LOC119270966 isoform X1 gives MVLLGEEALDARAPALDLLRLAPATLPRGSGTGRLPRRHTARRMKTPSHGFLAALTQGKRDLNTPMDAASLQLTTHLHQLDVGRGGVRLLSRDDAQPWGSNNPRSSLPLPLSRFDFIGLVP, from the exons ATGGTGCTGCTGGGCGAGGAGGCGCTGGATGCGCGTGCGCCGGCGCTGGATCTGCTCCGTCTGGCTCCGGCGACCTTACCCCGTGGCTCCGGGACAGGAAGGCTACCCCGACGACATACAG CGAGGAGGATGAAGACACCCAGCCATGGATTTTTAGCAGCACTCACTCAAGGAAAAA GAGACCTCAACACGCCAATGGATGCAGCCAGCCTCCAACTCACCACGCACCTGCACCAACTTGATGTAGGGAGAGGAGGAGTGAGGCTTCTCTCACGGGATGACGCCCAGCCATGGGGCAGCAACAATCCAAGGTCAAGCCTCCCTCTACCTCTCTCTCGTTTTGATTTCATAGGTCTGGTTCCCTGA
- the LOC119270966 gene encoding uncharacterized protein LOC119270966 isoform X2 gives MVLLGEEALDARAPALDLLRLAPATLPRGSGTGRLPRRHTARRMKTPSHGFLAALTQGKRDLNTPMDAASLQLTTHLHQLDVGRGGVRLLSRDDAQPWGSNNPRLLSK, from the exons ATGGTGCTGCTGGGCGAGGAGGCGCTGGATGCGCGTGCGCCGGCGCTGGATCTGCTCCGTCTGGCTCCGGCGACCTTACCCCGTGGCTCCGGGACAGGAAGGCTACCCCGACGACATACAG CGAGGAGGATGAAGACACCCAGCCATGGATTTTTAGCAGCACTCACTCAAGGAAAAA GAGACCTCAACACGCCAATGGATGCAGCCAGCCTCCAACTCACCACGCACCTGCACCAACTTGATGTAGGGAGAGGAGGAGTGAGGCTTCTCTCACGGGATGACGCCCAGCCATGGGGCAGCAACAATCCAAG ATTGCTGTCAAAATAA